ATGACCCCCCTAGTATTGATGATTGGGTCAAGGGAATCTGTGACTCCGTTGTTGCTGCTTGCACTTCTCGGCAACTCGTCCTACCGAAACTGCTATCGGAACCCGGGCGTTCCATTGTTGGTCCAGCCTGTGTCACTGCCTACACTTTGGGTAGTTCTAAAATCATCCCCGAAATCCGGACTTACTTGACAGTTGATGGAGGTATGTCAGATAATCCGCGTCCCATTACCTACCAATCCGTTTATCGCTCTGTTGTTGCCAACCGGATGTCAGCTCCCCTGACCGAAAAAATCACAATTGCTGGTAAACATTGTGAATCAGGGGACATTCTGATTAAAGATGCCACCCTACCTCAAACTCAGCCAGGAGATATTTTGGTGGTTATGGCTACTGGTGCCTACAATTACAGCATGGCATCTAATTACAATCGGTTACCCAGACCAGCAGCGGTGTTAGTCAAGGACGGAGAAGCCCAGGTGATTGTGCAGCGGGAAACTTACCAAGATTTAATTCGCCTAGATCGTTTGCCAGAACGACTGACCCAGAGCAGAAATTAGCTCAAAGCTCAAAGCTATTGGTGGTTGGTGGTTGGTGGTTGACTTTTGGCTAACCCCCAATCAAAAACCGATGAACCATTAACCATTAACTTTTTAAGAGCTGATCACTTGACTGACGCTAAAATCAAGCCAGTTCGACTCCATCTCCATCCTTAATCCTTTCCTGAACGTTAAATGCCTCCGTTGCCGGGTCCTGTTACTGACCATAGCTGGGCTCAGTCATTGTTGCTTCACAGCATCGATGTTGGGTTGGTTCTAGCCCTTACTTATCTTGTGCTCCTCATCATTGGGGAGCGCCGCACCTTATGGATGGTGCGAGGGCTAATTGTCCTGATGTTAGCCGCAGCAGTAAGTAATAGGTTAGGGTTGACGCTATTGAGTTTTGTGCTAGAAAAGTTGGTGGTTGGCTCAGCTGTGGCAATGGCTGTCATCTTCCAATCAGAGTTTCGTCGATTTCTTGAACAGTTAGGTCGAGGAGAGATTGTGCAGTTGTTTCAAGGACAACGACGTCCCACTCCTAAGCCTGACAGTGTAATCAATGAAATCGTAGACGCAGTCAAAGAGTTGTCTCAAAATCGAGTGGGCGCTTTGATAACTTTAGAAACCAATGGTCCAATTGATGAGCGGGATGTTTCTGTACCGGGTGTTCAGCTAAATGCTGAAATT
The Moorena sp. SIOASIH genome window above contains:
- the cdaA gene encoding diadenylate cyclase CdaA; this translates as MPPLPGPVTDHSWAQSLLLHSIDVGLVLALTYLVLLIIGERRTLWMVRGLIVLMLAAAVSNRLGLTLLSFVLEKLVVGSAVAMAVIFQSEFRRFLEQLGRGEIVQLFQGQRRPTPKPDSVINEIVDAVKELSQNRVGALITLETNGPIDERDVSVPGVQLNAEISKELLQTIFQTTTLLHDGAVLIRGSRVVAAGVILPLSERTASRKLGTRHRAAMGITERVENCLCIVVSEETGSISLAEKGGLYRPLTSTKLKQLLEERFSPVVDREVVAPGLRNLGRQFKSQGRVLVSRFLRLPSSTSQEKK